In the Methanobrevibacter sp. genome, TAGAAATCCTTACTTGGCTGGTTCCAATCAAGGCAAGTCCATTCAAATCTACCATATCCTCTTTCCTTAACAATCTTTGCAAGTTCTCTAAGCAAAGCTTTTCCATATCCTTTACCACGATATTCAGGATCTATAAAGAGGTCTTCAAGATGCATATTAACATTAGCTATGTAAGTTGAAAAACTTAAGAAGAAAAATGCAAATCCTATTTCCTTTCCATCTTCAAGAGCAAATATAACTTCAGCCTGATTCTTATCAAAAATCCAATATTTCAATGATTCTTCAGTAGCTATCACTTCATCTAAACGATGCTCATAATCTGCCAATTTCCTGATAAATTCTAAAATTAATGGCACATCTTCCTCTTTTGCTTCACTAAATGTTAATTCTGGCATTTTTAAATCTCCATTGATTGATAATTAATATGATATACATACTTTAATCTATTGATACTAAACTAAATATTTTTTTCAAAATTAAAAATTTATTCTTGACATTCAATTTATTCTAAACTAAATAATTTATCTTCATAATTTTCAACAAAGTATCTGATGTTCTTTCTTCCTTTTGTAATGAAATTATGACCTTCTGCTTCAAGCATTTCCTTTTGGTATTCCACTCCACCAGGATATTTTGGATTCAATTCACCATCCTTTTTAAGAGTTCTCCAAAATGCTATCTTATCGTTTTCCCTCTCTTCGCTTGCTTGAGCCGCTAATGAAATGAAAATTCCTGCAGTCATGGGACAAGTGAATTCAGCACCATATTTCTTTGCCAAAAATTCCCTTATTTCAGTAATTGTAATGATCTTTCCTTCAGGAATTTTAGCCATAATCTCATTATATTCCAATGGAGGAGCAATTAACATATTCTCCCCACCATAGCGTTCAATAGACTTTTCATCAGTAATCTTTATAACTTTCGGCATATCTTTTGAATCATTAAGTTTTTCATTAAAGCTTTTTCTAGCCATAATATCACCAATTAAAACTTTTTTTATCTTAATGACTATAAATATTTCTATTTAGTTCCATATTATTGAAACAATTATTTAATCAAATCCTCTAAAGCTTTTTCAAATTTATCGGTAATTGCTTCCCAATCATTTGACTTGACATATTCTCTTCCTTTTTTGGAAATCTCATCATATCTTCCTTCATCCAATATCTTTTGAGCAGTTTCCAAAACTTCCTCTGCCTTTTGGACATATTCTATTCCATTTCCATAGCCAAACTCTTTGGAAATTCCAGGAAGTTCAGTCGCTATAACAACCTTTTCCATAGCCAAATACTCATAAAGCTTGATTGGAACAATATCCTGCATTATCTCTTCGTCAATATATGCTGGAAGAAGGCAAAAGTCTGCAGATGCCAAAAATTCAGGAATCTTATCATAAGGCTGCTTTCCTGTAAGAATCAATTGATCTCCAAGTTCGTATTCTTCTTTTATTTGAACCATCTTATCATAGGCATCACCATCACCTACAATAAGAATCTTCATGTTCGGATACTTTTCCTTGTTCTTTCCAAGCTCGATTGCCAGTTCCTTCATCCCTGCAAACTCATAGATCCAGCCCATAAAGAAGAGAACTGTATCATTTTTATCTATGTTATACATCATTTTTATATTGGAATCATCAAGTTGAGGGTCAAAGTCATTTAAATCAATTCCAGCATCAATTAAAATGGTTTCATTTGGATTGGCACCTAAATCAATTGCCAGTTCTTTAAGCTTTTGATTGATTGTAATCACAAGGTCAGAACGTTCTATGGCTTTCATGTTAATTTTCTTTCCAAATGACTGGAATGTCTTTTCTGGAATGAGTGCATAGAGAACATCAATCAGGTAGTATACAAATGGAATATTGTGCTTTTTGGCAAGTTTCGAACCTGAATATGCATTAAGCAATCCCAAACCCATTATTAGGTCTGGCTTGAACTCTTCTATCTGCCTTTTGATTTCCTTTTCATGGGTGAAATATAGGGACATGTAGTTCAATACCGGTTTTTTGATGAAGGAAGGTCTGATCACTTGTATATCCGCTTCCGGCTTTACCTTGAATACGTTATCATGAACTTCCCTATGGAAAATTAATCCTTCAGGGTCTTCCTTTGGCCAATCAATAGGATAATCGATTACCTTCACTTCATGTCCTCTGAGCACCATCCTGTCCATTAAATGGTGCTGTTGATGTGGATTTCTCTTTAACCAGTCTGATTCCTGAACTACCAATATTTTCATATGTTCACCCAATTTCCAAAAAGTAATTATTATTAATTATTTATTTGTAATCTTTTATTTAAATATATGAA is a window encoding:
- a CDS encoding GNAT family N-acetyltransferase; protein product: MPELTFSEAKEEDVPLILEFIRKLADYEHRLDEVIATEESLKYWIFDKNQAEVIFALEDGKEIGFAFFFLSFSTYIANVNMHLEDLFIDPEYRGKGYGKALLRELAKIVKERGYGRFEWTCLDWNQPSKDFYNSIGAEEKNWDVFHFTGQALDDFVGGD
- a CDS encoding glycosyltransferase; translation: MKILVVQESDWLKRNPHQQHHLMDRMVLRGHEVKVIDYPIDWPKEDPEGLIFHREVHDNVFKVKPEADIQVIRPSFIKKPVLNYMSLYFTHEKEIKRQIEEFKPDLIMGLGLLNAYSGSKLAKKHNIPFVYYLIDVLYALIPEKTFQSFGKKINMKAIERSDLVITINQKLKELAIDLGANPNETILIDAGIDLNDFDPQLDDSNIKMMYNIDKNDTVLFFMGWIYEFAGMKELAIELGKNKEKYPNMKILIVGDGDAYDKMVQIKEEYELGDQLILTGKQPYDKIPEFLASADFCLLPAYIDEEIMQDIVPIKLYEYLAMEKVVIATELPGISKEFGYGNGIEYVQKAEEVLETAQKILDEGRYDEISKKGREYVKSNDWEAITDKFEKALEDLIK
- a CDS encoding MGMT family protein; the protein is MARKSFNEKLNDSKDMPKVIKITDEKSIERYGGENMLIAPPLEYNEIMAKIPEGKIITITEIREFLAKKYGAEFTCPMTAGIFISLAAQASEERENDKIAFWRTLKKDGELNPKYPGGVEYQKEMLEAEGHNFITKGRKNIRYFVENYEDKLFSLE